One window of the Conexibacter sp. SYSU D00693 genome contains the following:
- a CDS encoding alpha/beta fold hydrolase — MAEVREEHGEVGGEPARWFSAEGDPARPPVLYVHGVPTSGRLWTPFLERTGGLAPDLAGFGRSTKRADHPYDVPFLAGWLERFLEARGVDRVRLVVQDWGAGVGLAWAQEHPERVERLVVMDAVPLLPGYRWHRIARAWRTPVLGELSMGLLGGPVLGLVTRESNATRGPMPRAFLDLVKEGLDQGTQRAILRLYRSAPPDELARLGERLGALRCPALVLWGAQDPYIPSHFCEAYANALGGPVEHEVLDGAGHWPWYDRPELVDRVAQFLV, encoded by the coding sequence ATGGCGGAGGTGCGGGAGGAGCACGGCGAGGTCGGCGGCGAGCCGGCGCGGTGGTTCAGCGCGGAGGGCGACCCGGCGCGCCCGCCCGTGCTCTACGTGCACGGCGTGCCGACGAGCGGCCGGCTGTGGACGCCGTTCCTGGAGCGCACGGGCGGCCTGGCGCCCGACCTGGCCGGCTTCGGGCGCTCGACGAAGCGGGCGGACCACCCCTACGACGTCCCGTTCCTCGCCGGCTGGCTCGAGCGCTTCCTCGAGGCCCGCGGCGTGGACCGCGTCCGGCTCGTCGTGCAGGACTGGGGGGCGGGCGTCGGCCTGGCCTGGGCGCAGGAGCACCCGGAGCGCGTCGAGCGCCTCGTGGTGATGGACGCCGTCCCGCTGCTGCCGGGCTACCGCTGGCACCGGATCGCCCGGGCCTGGCGCACCCCCGTGCTCGGCGAGCTGTCGATGGGGCTGCTCGGCGGGCCGGTGCTCGGGCTGGTCACCCGCGAGTCCAACGCGACCAGGGGCCCGATGCCCCGCGCGTTCCTCGACCTCGTCAAGGAGGGCCTGGACCAGGGCACCCAGCGGGCGATCCTGCGCCTCTACCGCAGCGCCCCGCCGGACGAGCTCGCGCGGCTCGGCGAGCGCCTCGGCGCGCTGCGCTGTCCGGCGCTCGTCCTCTGGGGCGCGCAGGACCCCTACATCCCGTCGCACTTCTGCGAGGCCTACGCGAACGCCCTCGGCGGGCCGGTCGAGCACGAGGTCCTCGACGGCGCCGGGCACTGGCCGTGGTACGACCGGCCGGAGCTCGTCGACCGGGTCGCGCAGTTCCTCGTGTGA
- a CDS encoding nucleotide exchange factor GrpE codes for MSEEPQETGGEEQVPVAEAADPAAPVEAPDPEPSGDGPAAGAGAPAEAEPDFRDLYLRAAAETENVRKRARRDVELAQAKGVARLARELLPALDNLDRAIAAAEQQEGSGDHEMTKGVRLVQQELLGAMARIGIEPYSPEGEPFDPHHHEAMAQQPVEGVATGTIVTVYQPGYRYKDEVLRAAKVVVAA; via the coding sequence GTGAGCGAGGAGCCGCAGGAGACCGGCGGCGAGGAGCAGGTGCCCGTGGCGGAGGCGGCCGACCCGGCCGCCCCCGTCGAGGCCCCCGACCCGGAGCCCTCGGGCGACGGGCCGGCGGCCGGGGCCGGGGCGCCCGCCGAGGCCGAGCCCGACTTCAGGGACCTCTACCTCCGCGCCGCCGCGGAGACCGAGAACGTCCGCAAGCGCGCGCGGCGCGACGTCGAGCTGGCGCAGGCCAAGGGCGTCGCGCGCCTGGCCCGCGAGCTCCTGCCCGCCCTGGACAACCTCGACCGCGCGATCGCCGCGGCCGAGCAGCAGGAGGGCTCGGGCGACCACGAGATGACCAAGGGCGTGCGCCTCGTGCAGCAGGAGCTGCTCGGCGCCATGGCCCGCATCGGGATCGAGCCCTACTCGCCCGAGGGCGAGCCGTTCGACCCCCACCACCACGAGGCCATGGCCCAGCAGCCCGTCGAGGGCGTGGCCACCGGCACGATCGTCACCGTCTACCAGCCCGGCTACCGCTACAAGGACGAGGTGCTGCGGGCCGCCAAGGTGGTCGTCGCGGCGTGA
- the dnaK gene encoding molecular chaperone DnaK, with translation MGKTIGIDLGTTNSCMAVLEGGEPTVIENAEGGRTTPSVVAFATSGERLVGTVAKRQAVTNPQNTVFSIKRFMGRKEAEVREEESMVPYKVVSGPNGDARVSAGGKEHSPPEISAMILAKLKADAEAYLGDTVDSAVITVPAYFNDDQRQATKDAGRIAGLDVKRIINEPTAASLAYGLDKESDQTILVFDLGGGTFDVSVLEIGDGVFEVKSTAGDNHLGGDNWDKAIVDWLAAEFKRDQGIDLTQDPMALQRLYEAAEKAKIELSSAQETQINLPFITADASGPKHLDVRLARSKFNELTADLLDRVVAPVRQALDDAKSKGVDQVEHVVLVGGMTRMPAVQEKVKDLTGKEPHRGVNPDEVVAVGAAIQAGVLAGDVKDVLLLDVTPLTLGIETKGGVMTKLIERNTTIPTRKSEVFSTAEDNQPSVEIHVLQGEREMATYNKSLGKFQLTGIPPAPRGVPQIEVAFDIDANGILNVSAKDLGTGKEQKIEIRAGGGLSDDEIKRMVTDAESHAEEDRKARELAEARNNGENAAYQAERQVKDLEEQMDDAAKADVESRIKELRDALGSEDAAEITAKTEALQQAFHKVSEAMYQRAQEQQAAANGAPTGAADGAADAADDTEDVVDAEVVDEGR, from the coding sequence ATGGGCAAGACCATCGGCATCGACCTCGGCACGACGAACTCGTGCATGGCCGTCCTGGAGGGCGGCGAGCCGACCGTCATCGAGAACGCGGAGGGCGGGCGCACGACCCCGTCGGTCGTCGCCTTCGCGACGTCCGGTGAGCGCCTCGTCGGCACCGTCGCCAAGCGCCAGGCGGTCACCAACCCGCAGAACACCGTCTTCTCCATCAAGCGCTTCATGGGCCGCAAGGAGGCCGAGGTGCGCGAGGAGGAGTCGATGGTGCCGTACAAGGTCGTCTCCGGCCCCAACGGCGACGCCCGCGTCTCGGCCGGCGGCAAGGAGCACTCGCCGCCGGAGATCAGCGCGATGATCCTCGCGAAGCTCAAGGCCGACGCGGAGGCCTACCTCGGCGACACGGTCGACAGCGCGGTCATCACCGTCCCGGCGTACTTCAACGACGACCAGCGCCAGGCCACCAAGGACGCGGGGCGCATCGCCGGCCTCGACGTCAAGCGCATCATCAACGAGCCGACCGCCGCGTCGCTCGCCTACGGCCTGGACAAGGAGTCCGACCAGACGATCCTCGTCTTCGACCTCGGCGGCGGCACGTTCGACGTGTCGGTCCTCGAGATCGGCGACGGCGTCTTCGAGGTCAAGTCGACCGCCGGTGACAACCACCTCGGCGGCGACAACTGGGACAAGGCGATCGTCGACTGGCTCGCCGCCGAGTTCAAGCGCGACCAGGGCATCGACCTGACGCAGGACCCGATGGCCCTCCAGCGCCTCTACGAGGCCGCCGAGAAGGCGAAGATCGAGCTGAGCTCCGCGCAGGAGACCCAGATCAACCTGCCGTTCATCACGGCCGACGCCTCGGGTCCCAAGCACCTCGACGTCCGCCTGGCCCGTTCGAAGTTCAACGAGCTCACCGCCGACCTGCTCGACCGCGTGGTCGCGCCGGTCCGCCAGGCGCTCGACGACGCGAAGTCCAAGGGCGTCGACCAGGTCGAGCACGTCGTCCTCGTCGGCGGCATGACCCGCATGCCGGCCGTGCAGGAGAAGGTCAAGGACCTCACGGGCAAGGAGCCCCACCGCGGGGTCAACCCGGACGAGGTCGTCGCCGTCGGCGCCGCCATCCAGGCGGGCGTCCTGGCCGGCGACGTCAAGGACGTCCTGCTGCTGGACGTCACCCCGCTCACCCTCGGCATCGAGACCAAGGGCGGCGTGATGACGAAGCTCATCGAGCGCAACACGACGATCCCGACGCGCAAGTCCGAGGTCTTCTCGACCGCCGAGGACAACCAGCCGTCGGTGGAGATCCACGTGCTGCAGGGCGAGCGCGAGATGGCGACCTACAACAAGTCGCTGGGCAAGTTCCAGCTCACCGGGATCCCGCCGGCGCCGCGCGGCGTGCCGCAGATCGAGGTCGCGTTCGACATCGACGCCAACGGCATCCTCAACGTGTCGGCCAAGGACCTCGGCACCGGCAAGGAGCAGAAGATCGAGATCCGCGCCGGCGGCGGCCTGAGCGACGACGAGATCAAGCGCATGGTCACCGACGCCGAGAGCCACGCCGAGGAGGACCGCAAGGCCCGCGAGCTCGCCGAGGCCCGCAACAACGGTGAGAACGCCGCCTACCAGGCCGAGCGCCAGGTCAAGGACCTCGAGGAGCAGATGGACGACGCCGCCAAGGCGGACGTCGAGTCGCGCATCAAGGAGCTGCGCGACGCCCTGGGCTCCGAGGACGCGGCGGAGATCACGGCGAAGACCGAGGCGCTGCAGCAGGCCTTCCACAAGGTCTCCGAGGCGATGTACCAGCGCGCCCAGGAGCAGCAGGCGGCCGCCAACGGCGCGCCGACCGGTGCGGCCGACGGCGCCGCCGACGCGGCCGACGACACCGAGGACGTCGTCGACGCCGAGGTCGTGGACGAGGGCCGCTAG
- a CDS encoding heat shock protein transcriptional repressor HspR — MKRRTRVTISADQGVFMISVAAELAEMHPQTLRMYEARGLIEPKRSPKGTRLYSQRDVERLRRIQQMTTEWGLNLAGVERVLELESQLERAQRRVEQLERRAAQLQEEIAGLEVRRDEVKADIVRYEQPGAEVVRARDVKPLRTTIKVERDDDRDRSA; from the coding sequence GTGAAGCGCCGCACCCGAGTCACCATCAGCGCCGACCAGGGGGTCTTCATGATCTCCGTGGCGGCCGAGCTCGCCGAGATGCACCCGCAGACGCTGCGCATGTACGAGGCGCGCGGGCTCATCGAGCCCAAGCGCTCGCCCAAGGGCACGCGCCTGTACTCCCAGCGCGACGTCGAGCGGCTGCGGCGCATCCAGCAGATGACCACCGAGTGGGGGCTCAACCTCGCGGGCGTCGAGCGCGTCCTCGAGCTCGAGTCCCAGCTCGAGCGCGCCCAGCGCCGCGTCGAGCAGCTCGAGCGCCGCGCCGCGCAGCTGCAGGAGGAGATCGCCGGCCTCGAGGTCCGCCGCGACGAGGTCAAGGCCGACATCGTCCGCTACGAGCAGCCCGGTGCCGAGGTCGTCCGCGCGCGCGACGTCAAGCCGCTGCGCACGACCATCAAGGTCGAGCGCGACGACGACCGCGACCGCTCGGCCTAG
- the dnaJ gene encoding molecular chaperone DnaJ — protein MTKNPYEVLGVDKKASQEDIKRAYRKLARTYHPDRNPGDASAEERFKEVQAAYDLVGDAEKRKKFDRGGLFGPGGVGGQGFPGGFGGAGGGPDVGGFGDILSNLFGQATGRAGGGAGARTPRAERGADLEASVSISFEQAMEGTQVPLSVDSQALCGTCHGTGAKPGTSPKVCPRCQGRGVESQGQGLFSISQPCGRCKGSGTIIEDPCPTCAGSGHVRKTKRYRVNIPAGVKDGSRVRLAGKGEPGRNGGPPGDLFVVTRVAESPVFERKGDHLEVEVPLTIPEAIRGADVEVPTLNGRKKLRVPPGTRHGTVQRLRGEGPPKLGGGPRAGRGDIHYRFVIDVPGSLSDEQSEAVDKLSQTLTGNPREGLFT, from the coding sequence GTGACCAAGAACCCCTACGAGGTCCTGGGCGTCGACAAGAAGGCCTCGCAGGAGGACATCAAGCGCGCCTACCGCAAGCTCGCGCGGACCTACCACCCGGACCGCAACCCGGGCGACGCCTCCGCCGAGGAGCGCTTCAAGGAGGTCCAGGCCGCCTACGACCTCGTCGGCGACGCGGAGAAGCGCAAGAAGTTCGACCGCGGCGGGCTGTTCGGCCCGGGCGGCGTCGGCGGCCAGGGCTTCCCCGGCGGCTTCGGCGGCGCCGGCGGCGGCCCGGACGTCGGCGGCTTCGGCGACATCCTCTCCAACCTCTTCGGCCAGGCCACCGGCCGCGCGGGCGGCGGCGCCGGTGCGCGCACCCCGCGCGCCGAGCGCGGCGCCGACCTCGAGGCGTCGGTCTCCATCTCCTTCGAGCAGGCGATGGAGGGCACGCAGGTCCCGCTGAGCGTGGACAGCCAGGCGCTGTGCGGCACCTGCCACGGCACCGGCGCCAAGCCCGGCACGAGCCCCAAGGTCTGCCCCCGCTGCCAGGGCCGCGGCGTCGAGTCCCAGGGCCAGGGCCTGTTCTCGATCTCCCAGCCGTGCGGGCGCTGCAAGGGCTCGGGCACGATCATCGAGGACCCCTGCCCGACCTGCGCGGGCTCGGGCCACGTGCGCAAGACCAAGCGCTACCGGGTCAACATCCCCGCCGGCGTGAAGGACGGCAGCCGCGTGCGCCTGGCCGGCAAGGGCGAGCCGGGCCGCAACGGCGGGCCGCCGGGCGACCTCTTCGTCGTCACGCGCGTGGCCGAGTCGCCGGTCTTCGAGCGCAAGGGCGACCACCTCGAGGTCGAGGTGCCGCTCACGATCCCCGAGGCCATCCGCGGCGCGGACGTCGAGGTCCCGACGCTCAACGGCCGCAAGAAGCTGCGCGTCCCGCCCGGCACCCGCCACGGCACCGTCCAGCGCCTGCGCGGCGAGGGCCCGCCCAAGCTCGGCGGCGGCCCGCGGGCCGGCCGCGGCGACATCCACTACCGCTTCGTCATCGACGTCCCCGGCTCGCTGTCCGACGAGCAGTCCGAGGCGGTGGACAAGCTCTCGCAGACGCTCACCGGCAACCCGCGGGAGGGTCTGTTCACGTGA
- a CDS encoding SpoIIE family protein phosphatase — translation MAGASRGTTAPARALGFLFSGGSALGLLTLALDRHDETPVAGSAALAVAAFLSGLVMLLRPRLAATRLRVDALCAAGTLFIALACVIAGPSPYAVMFVWTGVFAAAYLPRTAWLHIGLIAVLLPAVHVAADHQAEHGVARSLIVLGVIVMASLVVGRLLDRLEEQGRAVGLRATTLARSEDRLRAMLESSQDGFVAVDDSTTIIDCNATLARMLGAEQREELLGQPWVRFLAEEERATVEERRQRALVAGAEPEPYQLHLRRVDGSTVRTLLHASVLDVGGERLVAAFVRDLTLVDVVAREHRIAETLQRSLLPQRLPDLPGVHLAARYVPAAAEADVGGDWFDALELPGGRLALAMGDVAGKGLAAAASVGRLRSALRAYVLEHEDPAIALDRLERAVELEGEALELTTVALAVVDVERRDVRWASAGHPPPLLLEGGEGRFLEGGTGAPIGAGTSRRRRSASAPLGPDATLVLYTDGLVERRQAPIQEGLERLRDTARRLAGEGPEAVLDGALQAAEVMRGGADDVALLAARVQPLGDRLELALPTRPDELARMRAALRRWLAEQERTDADLLLAVAEAATNAVEHSRGDEAAEFQVTAWREDLELVVEVRSPGRWREREEGRVDRGRGLAMMERLVDELDVRREPEATTVRLVRRIAG, via the coding sequence GTGGCAGGCGCCTCCCGCGGCACCACCGCCCCGGCACGAGCGCTGGGCTTCCTCTTCTCCGGAGGCTCGGCGCTCGGCCTCCTCACCCTGGCGCTCGACCGCCACGACGAGACGCCGGTCGCCGGCTCGGCGGCCCTCGCCGTCGCGGCGTTCCTCAGCGGCCTCGTCATGCTGCTGCGGCCGCGGCTGGCCGCGACGCGGCTGCGCGTCGACGCGCTGTGCGCCGCCGGGACGCTCTTCATCGCCCTGGCCTGCGTCATCGCCGGCCCGTCGCCCTACGCGGTGATGTTCGTGTGGACCGGCGTGTTCGCCGCGGCGTACCTGCCGCGGACGGCGTGGCTGCACATCGGCCTCATCGCGGTCCTGCTGCCGGCCGTCCACGTCGCCGCCGACCACCAGGCCGAGCACGGGGTGGCCCGGTCGCTGATCGTCCTCGGCGTCATCGTCATGGCCTCGCTCGTCGTGGGCCGGCTGCTGGACCGCCTCGAGGAGCAGGGCCGCGCCGTCGGGCTGCGCGCCACGACGCTGGCCCGCAGCGAGGACCGGCTGCGGGCGATGCTCGAGTCCTCCCAGGACGGCTTCGTCGCGGTCGACGACAGCACGACCATCATCGACTGCAACGCGACGCTCGCCCGGATGCTGGGTGCGGAGCAGCGCGAGGAGCTGCTCGGCCAGCCCTGGGTGCGCTTCCTCGCCGAGGAGGAGCGCGCGACCGTGGAGGAGCGCCGCCAGCGGGCGCTGGTGGCCGGCGCCGAGCCCGAGCCCTACCAGCTGCACCTGCGCCGCGTCGACGGCAGCACGGTGCGCACGCTGCTGCACGCCAGCGTCCTCGACGTCGGCGGGGAGCGGCTCGTCGCGGCGTTCGTGCGCGACCTCACGCTCGTGGACGTCGTCGCGCGCGAGCACCGCATCGCCGAGACGCTCCAGCGCTCGCTGCTGCCCCAGCGCCTGCCCGACCTGCCCGGCGTCCACCTCGCGGCGCGCTACGTGCCGGCCGCCGCCGAGGCCGACGTCGGCGGCGACTGGTTCGACGCGCTGGAGCTGCCCGGCGGCCGGCTCGCGCTGGCGATGGGCGACGTGGCGGGCAAGGGCCTGGCCGCCGCGGCGTCGGTCGGGCGGCTGCGCAGCGCGCTGCGCGCCTACGTCCTCGAGCACGAGGACCCCGCCATCGCGCTGGACCGCCTCGAGCGTGCCGTCGAGCTGGAGGGCGAGGCGCTCGAGCTCACCACGGTCGCGCTGGCCGTCGTCGACGTGGAGCGCCGCGACGTGCGCTGGGCCAGCGCCGGGCACCCGCCCCCGCTGCTGCTCGAGGGCGGCGAGGGGCGCTTCCTCGAGGGCGGCACCGGCGCACCGATCGGCGCCGGGACGTCGCGGCGGCGGCGATCGGCCTCCGCGCCGCTGGGGCCCGACGCGACGCTCGTCCTCTACACCGACGGCCTGGTCGAGCGCCGCCAGGCGCCGATCCAGGAGGGGCTCGAGCGCCTGCGCGACACCGCCCGCCGGCTGGCCGGCGAGGGTCCCGAGGCGGTGCTCGACGGCGCGCTGCAGGCCGCGGAGGTCATGCGGGGCGGCGCCGACGACGTCGCGCTGCTCGCCGCCCGCGTCCAGCCGCTGGGCGACCGCCTCGAGCTCGCGCTGCCCACCCGACCCGACGAGCTCGCGCGGATGCGCGCCGCGCTGCGCCGGTGGCTGGCCGAGCAGGAGCGCACCGACGCCGACCTGCTGCTGGCCGTCGCCGAGGCGGCGACGAACGCCGTCGAGCACAGCCGCGGCGACGAGGCCGCCGAGTTCCAGGTCACGGCGTGGCGCGAGGACCTCGAGCTCGTCGTGGAGGTCCGCTCGCCCGGCCGGTGGCGCGAGCGCGAGGAGGGCCGCGTCGACCGCGGCCGCGGTCTGGCGATGATGGAGCGCCTGGTCGACGAGCTCGACGTGCGCCGTGAGCCGGAGGCGACGACGGTCCGGCTCGTGCGACGGATCGCCGGCTAG
- a CDS encoding carbohydrate kinase family protein has translation MRTLCLGEALVDLVCHEPAAGLAQAPSFVPHHGGATANVAVACVRHGGRAALAGGAGADGWGQWLRERLEREGVDLTWFSLVEGAQTPIAFVTVDEQAQPTFSIYGEGIATGIRSVADRIDEAVEACDALFLASNTLVGEDERELTLGAHAKALELGRPVLLDPNLRIARWPSAARAVEETRPLVKGAFLVKCNATEAHLLTGERDPDAAARAMLAGGARHVVVTLGQDGALLRGGKLDRDVPGRVARAVDTTGAGDAFMGVLLARLSASGFYAPAIAAALRDAVDVAARTTEHWGALG, from the coding sequence TTGCGCACGCTCTGCCTCGGAGAGGCCCTCGTCGACCTCGTCTGCCACGAGCCCGCGGCCGGCCTGGCCCAGGCCCCGTCCTTCGTCCCGCACCACGGCGGGGCCACCGCGAACGTCGCGGTCGCCTGCGTGCGCCACGGCGGGCGGGCCGCGCTGGCCGGCGGGGCGGGCGCCGACGGCTGGGGCCAGTGGCTGCGTGAGCGCCTGGAGCGCGAGGGCGTCGACCTCACGTGGTTCAGCCTCGTCGAGGGGGCCCAGACGCCGATCGCCTTCGTCACCGTCGACGAGCAGGCCCAGCCGACGTTCTCGATCTACGGCGAGGGCATCGCCACCGGCATCCGCTCGGTGGCCGACCGGATCGACGAGGCCGTCGAGGCCTGCGACGCGCTGTTCCTCGCCTCGAACACGCTGGTCGGCGAGGACGAGCGCGAGCTGACGCTGGGCGCCCACGCCAAGGCGCTCGAGCTCGGGCGCCCGGTGCTGCTCGACCCGAACCTGCGCATCGCGCGGTGGCCGAGCGCCGCGCGCGCCGTCGAGGAGACCCGGCCGTTGGTCAAGGGTGCCTTCTTGGTCAAGTGCAACGCGACCGAGGCCCACCTGCTGACCGGCGAGCGCGACCCGGACGCCGCCGCCCGCGCGATGCTGGCCGGCGGGGCGCGCCACGTCGTGGTGACGCTCGGGCAGGACGGCGCGCTGCTGCGCGGAGGCAAGCTCGACCGCGACGTCCCCGGCCGGGTCGCGCGGGCCGTCGACACCACGGGCGCCGGCGACGCGTTCATGGGCGTCCTGCTCGCCCGCCTGTCGGCCAGCGGCTTCTACGCGCCGGCGATCGCCGCGGCGCTGCGCGACGCGGTCGACGTGGCCGCGCGCACGACCGAGCACTGGGGCGCGCTGGGGTGA
- a CDS encoding RimK family alpha-L-glutamate ligase: MPEPEGVMARVALATYAAMPQGDEDDAPLPGLIGDATWAVWDDPAVDWDAFDLVVLRSTWDYQERRDAFLAWVDRLGDRLLNPPGVVRWNTDKRYLAELPHAVETAFLAPGEPLADLEREVVVKPTVSAGSRHTARFSPGEEDRARALVAEIHGSGRTAMVQPYVASVDARGETALLFFDGAFSHAVTKAAILKPGAEPTSDDYASEEMAAREATAAEREVAGAVLAAAPAGWLYARVDLVEGDDGRPLLLELELTEPSLFLGLAPGAAERFAAAVRARLR; the protein is encoded by the coding sequence GTGCCCGAGCCGGAGGGCGTGATGGCGCGCGTCGCGCTGGCCACGTACGCGGCGATGCCGCAGGGCGACGAGGACGACGCGCCGCTGCCCGGGCTCATCGGCGACGCGACCTGGGCGGTGTGGGACGACCCCGCCGTCGACTGGGACGCCTTCGACCTCGTGGTCCTGCGCTCGACGTGGGACTACCAGGAGCGCCGGGACGCCTTCCTGGCCTGGGTCGACCGCCTCGGCGACCGGCTGCTCAACCCGCCCGGCGTCGTGCGCTGGAACACCGACAAGCGCTACCTCGCCGAGCTGCCCCATGCCGTCGAGACCGCCTTCCTGGCGCCGGGCGAGCCGCTGGCCGACCTCGAGCGCGAGGTCGTCGTGAAGCCGACGGTCTCCGCCGGCTCGCGCCACACCGCGCGCTTCTCGCCGGGTGAGGAGGACCGCGCCCGGGCGCTGGTCGCCGAGATCCACGGATCGGGGCGCACCGCGATGGTCCAGCCCTACGTCGCCTCGGTCGACGCCCGCGGCGAGACCGCGCTGCTGTTCTTCGACGGCGCGTTCTCGCACGCGGTGACGAAGGCGGCGATCCTCAAGCCGGGCGCCGAGCCGACCAGCGACGACTACGCGTCCGAGGAGATGGCCGCCCGCGAGGCGACGGCGGCCGAGCGCGAGGTGGCCGGCGCGGTCCTCGCCGCCGCGCCCGCCGGGTGGCTGTACGCGCGCGTCGACCTCGTCGAGGGCGACGACGGCCGCCCGCTGCTCCTCGAGCTCGAGCTCACCGAGCCGTCGCTGTTCCTGGGGCTGGCGCCCGGGGCCGCGGAGCGCTTCGCGGCAGCGGTGCGCGCACGGCTGCGCTGA
- the nth gene encoding DNA lyase → MSATWAAPSRARVARIRRRLADVYGVPCAPPHEDPLGELVLTILSQSTNDRNRDVAFLALRDALPTWEAVRDAPVQEVEDAIRPGGLHVQKSRRIQEVLRACGDLDLSWMRDAPVAESQAFLCALPGVGRKTAACVLVFAYGLRDVPVDTHVGRVGARLALLPGKGSSDRLHDLMVALTPPGAELELHVNLLRHGRRTCHAQRPACPSCALRRLCPSRRA, encoded by the coding sequence GTGAGCGCGACGTGGGCGGCGCCCTCGCGCGCCCGCGTCGCCCGGATCCGCCGGCGGCTGGCGGACGTCTACGGCGTGCCGTGCGCGCCGCCGCACGAGGACCCGCTCGGCGAGCTGGTCCTCACGATCCTCAGCCAGTCGACCAACGACCGCAACCGCGACGTCGCCTTCCTCGCCCTGCGCGACGCGCTGCCCACGTGGGAGGCGGTGCGCGACGCGCCGGTGCAGGAGGTCGAGGACGCGATCCGGCCCGGCGGCCTGCACGTGCAGAAGTCGCGCCGCATCCAGGAGGTGCTGCGCGCGTGCGGCGACCTGGACCTGTCGTGGATGCGCGACGCCCCGGTCGCCGAGTCCCAGGCCTTCCTCTGCGCGCTGCCGGGCGTGGGCCGCAAGACCGCGGCGTGCGTCCTGGTCTTCGCCTACGGGCTGCGCGACGTGCCGGTGGACACGCACGTCGGCCGGGTCGGCGCGCGGCTGGCCCTCCTGCCCGGGAAGGGCTCGAGTGACAGGCTGCACGACCTGATGGTCGCGCTGACCCCGCCGGGCGCGGAGCTCGAGCTCCACGTCAACCTCCTGCGCCATGGCCGGCGCACCTGCCACGCGCAGCGCCCGGCCTGCCCGTCGTGCGCGCTGCGGCGCCTGTGCCCGAGCCGGAGGGCGTGA
- a CDS encoding CAP domain-containing protein: protein MPYADIPNHTKTEHNIAWAINAERRRHGLRSLRARRGLARVADGHSADQLRFDRMQHDGFDGKTVMQRIRFAGGYKNGGEVIAWVPDGLSHAGRKVVAMWMASPGHAQQLLRGDFRFLGVGAKFGTLGGERGWMITADFGG from the coding sequence ATGCCGTACGCAGACATCCCGAACCACACCAAGACCGAGCACAACATCGCCTGGGCGATCAACGCGGAGCGCCGCCGCCACGGCCTGCGCTCGCTGCGCGCCCGGCGCGGCCTGGCGAGGGTCGCCGACGGCCACTCGGCCGACCAGCTGCGCTTCGACCGGATGCAGCACGACGGCTTCGACGGCAAGACCGTGATGCAGCGCATCCGCTTCGCCGGCGGCTACAAGAACGGCGGCGAGGTCATCGCGTGGGTGCCCGACGGGCTGAGCCACGCGGGCCGCAAGGTCGTGGCCATGTGGATGGCCTCGCCCGGCCACGCCCAGCAGCTCCTGCGCGGCGACTTCCGCTTCCTCGGCGTCGGCGCGAAGTTCGGGACGCTCGGCGGCGAGCGCGGCTGGATGATCACGGCGGACTTCGGCGGCTAG
- a CDS encoding phosphatase PAP2 family protein: protein MAFLRATTASFWPVALALALNPVVALVARTTDPQPAIDRGAQLADAERALGLLVEPDLAGWLASHPTLLGIASGVYLLAHVPAAVGALVWLRLERPHAFAAARATFVGVQLVLVAGYLALPTAPPRLLPGLGLDDSLQATVGTSGTGIAYLLQSPYAALPSGHVAWALLAGVLVWRHARPPVVRALALAYPVVVVALVLATGHHLWLDAIAAVAVVVVVSAAVRAPLPRSAPRPRAPAPGTATAR from the coding sequence GTGGCCTTCCTGCGCGCGACGACCGCCTCGTTCTGGCCCGTGGCGCTCGCGCTGGCGCTGAACCCCGTGGTGGCGCTGGTGGCCCGGACGACGGACCCGCAGCCGGCCATCGACCGCGGGGCGCAGCTCGCGGACGCCGAGCGCGCGCTGGGACTCCTCGTGGAGCCCGACCTCGCGGGGTGGCTGGCGTCGCACCCGACCCTGCTGGGGATCGCGTCGGGCGTGTACCTCCTGGCGCATGTGCCGGCGGCCGTCGGCGCGCTGGTGTGGCTGCGCCTCGAGCGCCCGCACGCGTTCGCCGCCGCGCGGGCGACGTTCGTGGGCGTGCAGCTCGTCCTCGTCGCGGGCTACCTCGCGCTGCCGACCGCGCCGCCGCGGCTGCTGCCGGGGCTCGGCCTCGACGACAGCCTCCAGGCGACGGTCGGCACGTCCGGGACCGGGATCGCCTACCTCCTGCAGAGCCCCTACGCGGCGCTGCCCTCGGGCCACGTCGCGTGGGCGCTGCTCGCGGGCGTCCTGGTGTGGCGCCACGCGCGGCCGCCCGTCGTGCGCGCGCTGGCGCTCGCCTACCCCGTGGTCGTCGTGGCGCTGGTCCTCGCGACGGGCCACCACCTGTGGCTCGACGCGATCGCCGCCGTGGCGGTGGTCGTCGTGGTCAGCGCAGCCGTGCGCGCACCGCTGCCGCGAAGCGCTCCGCGGCCCCGGGCGCCAGCCCCAGGAACAGCGACGGCTCGGTGA